A portion of the Acanthopagrus latus isolate v.2019 chromosome 21, fAcaLat1.1, whole genome shotgun sequence genome contains these proteins:
- the hfm1 gene encoding probable ATP-dependent DNA helicase HFM1 isoform X4 encodes MLDSNDCVLSLDNLFFEKPIVHKVKPLHQEPSPWQLEAPPSLSQIPATQVMQKEAESFSTLYSFSQEPKMFLPPFKESAGITVLPSKINSPYSYNNNEIEIQYGSNSSGRCDGLWGGEGFRDYPQGAWQSGSGGDETPQDSGHVAISPRCLSQDRSKNPPLRRSLFKVQVLNNGGDSSNTDDLSGSGSQTASRPQTFLSQVTMATVPPPLHPPRATVSQAAPPFSPEPPFPPPPPLGSSAASGRPPQQAAYAEMQDKGTKRVVVPPMTPQLLRIQGSSGSGILRPVSEIPAKFRSVFKEFPFFNYVQSKALDDVLYTGKNFVACAPTGSGKTVLFELAIIRLLMETSEPWRDVKAVYIAPIKALCSQCYESWKKKFGPLGLNCKELTGDTEIDDFFEIQDSHIILTTPEKWDSMTRKWKDNCLLQLVRLFLIDEVHVVKDTTRGATLEVVVSRMKAIHASRTAQNPETGLSVRFVAVSATIPNISDIADWLSNESGPATYLDMDESHRPVKLRKVVLGFPCSPNQTEFKFDLSLNYKMANIIQTYSDQKPALVFCSTRKGVQQSATVLAKDARFIMSIEHKQRLMKYANSILDSKLRDLVMLGVGFHHAGVDLSDRKLIENAFTVGDLPVLFTTRTLAMGVNLPAHLVVIKSTMQYVAGSCEEYSEADLLQMIGRAGRPQFDTSATAVIMTKMQTRDKYMKLMNGMEIIESSLHCHLVEHLNAEIVLQTISDVNMALDWIRSTFLYIRTLKNPTHYGFSADLDRYGIEAKLQELCLRNLNSLSAIDLIDMDEDINIKPTEAGRLMARYCVAFDTMKQFNKVAGTENLSDLIELVSKSKEFSDIQLRVNEKRLLNTLNRDKNRVTIRFPMEGKIKTSDMKVSCLIQAQLGSISIQEFGLTQDTAKIFRNGMRISKCLSEFLSQPSKTGFSALLNSLILAKCFRAKLWENSPYVSKQLEKIGQSLSTAMVNAGLTSFSKIEQTNAREVELILNRHPPFGNQIRESVIHLPKYEVTVEQHPRYSCATAEIVVKVNLKNQAQLLCRRTAPSYHYVSLIIGNSDNTVVFHQKLTDLVLLKCGSWSKKIEVAKASRGEEISVNLISSEYGVLPSSYPIVGLDIQQKFNVYYSGARSFGSESPYHISHDRTGQRGQHSALKPQSTDHSATSAADQGKVGVTVTKKRSANQESNFSSYLQDLRSRCDTLAQTPVKRLKIKMSEESVSVNMQEFAFKPKEKLPTVPRYAGSHYGASVSAHTETVDLTGGESAHLSDRVHLDDSDCDYDNYMEDMHSVTVEPFQTPAASHAHLQMWMNPGARFTVSQNRPNQINTTSSAYSKRSTAVSKQSTHCVNASCSQIPTVSFDLGNEWDDFDDENLVHASETLLASCPIKPQVQQSVDYNMPGFATTSEPTFLSHSQVKPCVASARTPLTSVSPNLSHEIRIPGPSPVTVKPSTRITLDCNKKRPSIFSEEITVKTPKNLPKQAETPVAPLTRGFDFFSTLSAPANSSSSVNTRKEEEAFLGIFDGIF; translated from the exons ATGCTCGACTCCAATGACTGCGTCTTGTCCCTAgacaatctgttttttgagaAACCCATTGTCCACAAAGT AAAGCCACTGCACCAAGAGCCTAGTCCATGGCAGCTGGAAGCACCTCCATCTCTTTCCCAGATTCCGGCTACTCAGGTTATGCAGAAGGAGGCAGAGTCTTTCTCTACCCTATACA GTTTCTCACAGGAGCCCAAGATGTTCCTGCCCCCTTTCAAAGAATCAGCTGGCATTACAGTCTTACCATCAAAAATCAACAGTCCTTACAGTTATAACAACAATGAGATTGAAATTCAGTATGGCAGCAACAGCAGCGGCAGATGTGATGGCCTTTGGGGAGGTGAGGGGTTCAGGGATTACCCTCAGGGCGCCTGGCAGAGTGGCAGTGGCGGAGATGAAACACCGCAGGACTCTGGTCATGTGGCCATCAGTCCGAGGTGTTTGTCACAGGACCGCAGCAAAAACCCACCTCTGCGGAGAAG CTTGTTCAAGGTTCAGGTGTTGAACAATGGAGGTGACTCGTCAAACACAGATGACCTCAGTGGCAGCGGCAGCCAGACAGCATCCAGACCTCAAACTTTTCTCAGTCAGGTTACCATGGCGAcagtgcctcctcctcttcatccgCCACGGGCGACAGTTAGCCAGGCAGCTCCTCCCTTCTCCCCCGAGCCCCCCTTCCCGCCCCCCCCTCCTTTGGGCTCATCTGCAGCGAGTGGCCGACCCCCGCAGCAGGCGGCATATGCAGAGATGCAGGACAAGGGCACAAAGAGAGTCGTCGTTCCACCCATGACGCCTCAGCTGCTCCGCATACAAG GGTCTTCTGGGTCAGGAATTTTGAGACCAGTTTCTGAAATCC CAGCTAAGTTCAGATCCGTCTTCAAAGAGTTCCCCTTTTTCAACTACGTTCAGTCCAAAGCACTAGATGAC GTTCTTTACACAGGTAAGAACTTTGTAGCATGTGCTCCAACGGGTTCTGGTAAAACAGTGCTGTTTGAACTGGCCATCATTCGTCTGTTAATGGAGACCTCAGAGCCATGGAGAGATGTCAAAGCTGTCTATA TAGCCCCTATCAAAGCTCTATGCAGTCAGTGCTATGAGAGCTGGAAGAAGAAGTTTGGTCCTCTGGGGCTGAACTGTAAGGAGCTGACGGGCGACACAGAGATAGATGACTTCTTTGAGATTCAGGACTCCCACATCATCCTTACCACGCCT GAAAAATGGGACAGCATGACAAGAAAATGGAAAGACAACTGTCTGTTACAGCTAGTCAGGCTCTTCCTTATCgatgag GTGCATGTGGTGAAGGATACAACCCGTGGTGCCACGCTGGAAGTGGTGGTGAGCAGGATGAAGGCCATACATGCCTCCAGGACAGCACAGAATCCAGAGACAGGCCTCTCTGTGAGGTTTGTGGCTGTATCAGCCACCATACCCAATATCTCTGAT ATAGCAGACTGGCTGTCTAATGAGAGTGGTCCCGCCACATATCTGGACATGGACGAGAGCCACCGTCCAGTGAAGCTGAGGAAGGTGGTGCTGGGATTTCCCTGCAGCCCAAACCAAACAGAGTTCAAGTTTGACCTGTCGCTTAACTACAAGATGGCCAATATCATACAAACCTACTCTGACCAGAAGCCTGCACTGGTG TTTTGCTCTACAAGAAAAGGAGTCCAGCAGTCAGCAACAGTTCTTGCCAAGGATGCTCGGTTCATCATGAGTATTGAGCACAAACAAAG ACTGATGAAATATGCAAACTCTATCCTGGATTCAAAACTGAGAG ATCTGGTGATGTTAGGAGTTGGTTTCCACCACGCAGGAGTTGACTTGTCTGATAGGAAATTGATAGAAAATGCCTTCACTGTGGGAGACCTGCCTGTCCTCT TTACCACCAGGACTCTTGCCATGGGGGTGAACCTGCCTGCTCATCTGGTTGTGATCAAGTCCACCATGCAGTATGTGGCTGGCTCCTGTGAGGAGTACAGCGAGGCCGACTTGCTGCAAATGATTGGTCGAGCTGGAAGACCACAA TTTGACACATCCGCGACTGCAGTGATCATGACCAAGATGCAAACCAGAGACAAGTACATGAAACTTATGAATGGGATGGAAATCATTGAGAGCAG TTTGCACTGTCACCTGGTGGAGCACTTGAATGCTGAGATTGTTCTCCAAACCATCAGCGATGTCAACATGGCTCTGGACTGGATACGCTCCACCTTCCTCTACATCAGAACACTCAAGAACCCCACACACTACG GTTTCTCTGCTGACCTGGACAGATATGGAATTGAAGCAAAATTGCAAG AACTGTGTCTGAGGAACCTCAACTCTCTGTCTGCGATTGATCTGATCGACATGGATGAGGATATCAACATCAAACCTACAG AGGCTGGCAGGTTGATGGCGAGGTACTGTGTTGCCTTTGACACCATGAAGCAGTTCAACAAAGTGGCTGGCACTGAGAACCTGTCTGACCTG ATTGAGTTGGTGTCAAAGAGCAAAGAGTTCAGTGACATTCAGCTGAGAGTGAATGAGAAGAGGCTTCTGAACACTCTGAACAGGGACAAGAACAGGGTCACCATCAG GTTTCCCATGGAGGGAAAGATCAAAACCAGTGACATGAAAGTGAGCTG CTTAATTCAGGCTCAGTTGGGCTCCATCTCAATTCAAGAGTTTGGACTCACACAGGACACAGCAAAGATCTTCAGGAATGGGATGCGCATCAGCAAAT GCCTGTCAGAGTTTCTGAGTCAGCCATCCAAGACTggtttttctgctctgctcaaCTCCCTAATCCTGGCAAAGTGCTTCAGAGCCAAGCTTTGGGAAAACTCGCCCTATGTTtccaaacagctggaaaaaataG GCCAGAGCCTCTCAACTGCTATGGTGAACGCTGGACTCACCAGCTTCAGCAAAATAGAACAAACCAACGCCAGAGAGGTTGAGCTG atTCTAAACAGGCATCCCCCATTTGGCAACCAAATCAGAGAATCTGTCATACATCTCCCCAAGTATGAAGTTACTGTGGAGCAG cacCCGAGGTATAGCTGTGCTACTGCAGAGATTGTGGTAAAGGTGAACCTAAAAAACCAAGCACAGCTGCTATGTAGGAGAACAGCACCCAGCTACCACTATGTCTCTCTGATCATTGGAAACTCTGACAACACTGTGGTCTTCCACCAGAAACTCAc GGACTTGGTGCTGTTGAAGTGTGGGAGCTGGTCAAAGAAGATTGAGGTGGCAAAGGCCTCCAGAGGAGAAGAGATCAGTGTCAATCTCATCAGCTCAGAATATG GAGTTTTACCCTCTTCCTATCCTATAGTGGGCCTTGACATCCAGCAGAAGTTCAATGTGTACTACTCAGGAGCCAGAAGTTTTGGATCTGAGAGTCCATACCACATATCACATGATCGCACTGGACAGAGGGGGCAACACTCTGCACTGAAACCTCAGTCTACAGATCACTCTGCAACTTCTGCTGCAGACCAAG GTAAAGTAGGTGTAACTGTGACAAAGAAGAGGTCAGCGAATCAGGAATCCAATTTTTCGTCTTATTTGCAAGACCTGAGGAGCAGGTGTGACACACTCGCTCAGACTCCTGTCAAACGACTCAAG ATAAAAATGAGCGAGGAGTCTGTGTCGGTCAACATGCAGGAGTTTGCTTTCAAACCCAAAGAGAAGCTACCTACTGTTCCCAG GTATGCAGGGAGTCACTATGGAGCTTCAGTGAGCGCCCACACTGAGACTGTGGatctgacaggaggagaaagtgCTCACCTGTCAGACAGAGTTCATCTGGATGATAGTGACTGTG ATTATGACAACTACATGGAGGACATGCACTCGGTGACGGTGGAGCCTTTCCAAACGCCTGCTGCATCTCATGCTCACCTTCAAA TGTGGATGAACCCTGGAGCCAGATTTACTGTGAGTCAGAACCGTCCTAACCAGATCAATACGACCAGCTCAGCTTACTCAAAGAGGTCGACTGCTGTTTCAAAGCAGAGCACTCACTGTGTAAATGCTTCATGCTCACAAATACCAACGGTCAGCTTTGACCTTGGAAATGAATGGGACGACTTTGATGACGAAAACCTGGTGCATGCCAGCGAGACGTTGTTAGCCTCGTGTCCAATTAAACCTCAAGTGCAGCAGTCTGTCGACTACAACATGCCAG GGTTTGCAACTACATCAGAACCAACATTCCTCAGTCACTCACAAGTGAAGCCCTGTGTTGCTTCTGCCAGAACCCCACTGAC gtcagTTTCACCAAATTTAAGTCAT
- the hfm1 gene encoding probable ATP-dependent DNA helicase HFM1 isoform X2, whose protein sequence is MLDSNDCVLSLDNLFFEKPIVHKVKPLHQEPSPWQLEAPPSLSQIPATQVMQKEAESFSTLYSFSQEPKMFLPPFKESAGITVLPSKINSPYSYNNNEIEIQYGSNSSGRCDGLWGGEGFRDYPQGAWQSGSGGDETPQDSGHVAISPRCLSQDRSKNPPLRRSLFKVQVLNNGGDSSNTDDLSGSGSQTASRPQTFLSQVTMATVPPPLHPPRATVSQAAPPFSPEPPFPPPPPLGSSAASGRPPQQAAYAEMQDKGTKRVVVPPMTPQLLRIQGSSGSGILRPVSEIPAKFRSVFKEFPFFNYVQSKALDDVLYTGKNFVACAPTGSGKTVLFELAIIRLLMETSEPWRDVKAVYTPIKALCSQCYESWKKKFGPLGLNCKELTGDTEIDDFFEIQDSHIILTTPEKWDSMTRKWKDNCLLQLVRLFLIDEVHVVKDTTRGATLEVVVSRMKAIHASRTAQNPETGLSVRFVAVSATIPNISDIADWLSNESGPATYLDMDESHRPVKLRKVVLGFPCSPNQTEFKFDLSLNYKMANIIQTYSDQKPALVFCSTRKGVQQSATVLAKDARFIMSIEHKQRLMKYANSILDSKLRDLVMLGVGFHHAGVDLSDRKLIENAFTVGDLPVLFTTRTLAMGVNLPAHLVVIKSTMQYVAGSCEEYSEADLLQMIGRAGRPQFDTSATAVIMTKMQTRDKYMKLMNGMEIIESSLHCHLVEHLNAEIVLQTISDVNMALDWIRSTFLYIRTLKNPTHYGFSADLDRYGIEAKLQELCLRNLNSLSAIDLIDMDEDINIKPTEAGRLMARYCVAFDTMKQFNKVAGTENLSDLIELVSKSKEFSDIQLRVNEKRLLNTLNRDKNRVTIRFPMEGKIKTSDMKVSCLIQAQLGSISIQEFGLTQDTAKIFRNGMRISKCLSEFLSQPSKTGFSALLNSLILAKCFRAKLWENSPYVSKQLEKIGQSLSTAMVNAGLTSFSKIEQTNAREVELILNRHPPFGNQIRESVIHLPKYEVTVEQHPRYSCATAEIVVKVNLKNQAQLLCRRTAPSYHYVSLIIGNSDNTVVFHQKLTDLVLLKCGSWSKKIEVAKASRGEEISVNLISSEYGVLPSSYPIVGLDIQQKFNVYYSGARSFGSESPYHISHDRTGQRGQHSALKPQSTDHSATSAADQDLGNTRQCNHFCKNKELCGHDCCKVGVTVTKKRSANQESNFSSYLQDLRSRCDTLAQTPVKRLKIKMSEESVSVNMQEFAFKPKEKLPTVPRYAGSHYGASVSAHTETVDLTGGESAHLSDRVHLDDSDCDYDNYMEDMHSVTVEPFQTPAASHAHLQMWMNPGARFTVSQNRPNQINTTSSAYSKRSTAVSKQSTHCVNASCSQIPTVSFDLGNEWDDFDDENLVHASETLLASCPIKPQVQQSVDYNMPGFATTSEPTFLSHSQVKPCVASARTPLTSVSPNLSHEIRIPGPSPVTVKPSTRITLDCNKKRPSIFSEEITVKTPKNLPKQAETPVAPLTRGFDFFSTLSAPANSSSSVNTRKEEEAFLGIFDGIF, encoded by the exons ATGCTCGACTCCAATGACTGCGTCTTGTCCCTAgacaatctgttttttgagaAACCCATTGTCCACAAAGT AAAGCCACTGCACCAAGAGCCTAGTCCATGGCAGCTGGAAGCACCTCCATCTCTTTCCCAGATTCCGGCTACTCAGGTTATGCAGAAGGAGGCAGAGTCTTTCTCTACCCTATACA GTTTCTCACAGGAGCCCAAGATGTTCCTGCCCCCTTTCAAAGAATCAGCTGGCATTACAGTCTTACCATCAAAAATCAACAGTCCTTACAGTTATAACAACAATGAGATTGAAATTCAGTATGGCAGCAACAGCAGCGGCAGATGTGATGGCCTTTGGGGAGGTGAGGGGTTCAGGGATTACCCTCAGGGCGCCTGGCAGAGTGGCAGTGGCGGAGATGAAACACCGCAGGACTCTGGTCATGTGGCCATCAGTCCGAGGTGTTTGTCACAGGACCGCAGCAAAAACCCACCTCTGCGGAGAAG CTTGTTCAAGGTTCAGGTGTTGAACAATGGAGGTGACTCGTCAAACACAGATGACCTCAGTGGCAGCGGCAGCCAGACAGCATCCAGACCTCAAACTTTTCTCAGTCAGGTTACCATGGCGAcagtgcctcctcctcttcatccgCCACGGGCGACAGTTAGCCAGGCAGCTCCTCCCTTCTCCCCCGAGCCCCCCTTCCCGCCCCCCCCTCCTTTGGGCTCATCTGCAGCGAGTGGCCGACCCCCGCAGCAGGCGGCATATGCAGAGATGCAGGACAAGGGCACAAAGAGAGTCGTCGTTCCACCCATGACGCCTCAGCTGCTCCGCATACAAG GGTCTTCTGGGTCAGGAATTTTGAGACCAGTTTCTGAAATCC CAGCTAAGTTCAGATCCGTCTTCAAAGAGTTCCCCTTTTTCAACTACGTTCAGTCCAAAGCACTAGATGAC GTTCTTTACACAGGTAAGAACTTTGTAGCATGTGCTCCAACGGGTTCTGGTAAAACAGTGCTGTTTGAACTGGCCATCATTCGTCTGTTAATGGAGACCTCAGAGCCATGGAGAGATGTCAAAGCTGTCTATA CCCCTATCAAAGCTCTATGCAGTCAGTGCTATGAGAGCTGGAAGAAGAAGTTTGGTCCTCTGGGGCTGAACTGTAAGGAGCTGACGGGCGACACAGAGATAGATGACTTCTTTGAGATTCAGGACTCCCACATCATCCTTACCACGCCT GAAAAATGGGACAGCATGACAAGAAAATGGAAAGACAACTGTCTGTTACAGCTAGTCAGGCTCTTCCTTATCgatgag GTGCATGTGGTGAAGGATACAACCCGTGGTGCCACGCTGGAAGTGGTGGTGAGCAGGATGAAGGCCATACATGCCTCCAGGACAGCACAGAATCCAGAGACAGGCCTCTCTGTGAGGTTTGTGGCTGTATCAGCCACCATACCCAATATCTCTGAT ATAGCAGACTGGCTGTCTAATGAGAGTGGTCCCGCCACATATCTGGACATGGACGAGAGCCACCGTCCAGTGAAGCTGAGGAAGGTGGTGCTGGGATTTCCCTGCAGCCCAAACCAAACAGAGTTCAAGTTTGACCTGTCGCTTAACTACAAGATGGCCAATATCATACAAACCTACTCTGACCAGAAGCCTGCACTGGTG TTTTGCTCTACAAGAAAAGGAGTCCAGCAGTCAGCAACAGTTCTTGCCAAGGATGCTCGGTTCATCATGAGTATTGAGCACAAACAAAG ACTGATGAAATATGCAAACTCTATCCTGGATTCAAAACTGAGAG ATCTGGTGATGTTAGGAGTTGGTTTCCACCACGCAGGAGTTGACTTGTCTGATAGGAAATTGATAGAAAATGCCTTCACTGTGGGAGACCTGCCTGTCCTCT TTACCACCAGGACTCTTGCCATGGGGGTGAACCTGCCTGCTCATCTGGTTGTGATCAAGTCCACCATGCAGTATGTGGCTGGCTCCTGTGAGGAGTACAGCGAGGCCGACTTGCTGCAAATGATTGGTCGAGCTGGAAGACCACAA TTTGACACATCCGCGACTGCAGTGATCATGACCAAGATGCAAACCAGAGACAAGTACATGAAACTTATGAATGGGATGGAAATCATTGAGAGCAG TTTGCACTGTCACCTGGTGGAGCACTTGAATGCTGAGATTGTTCTCCAAACCATCAGCGATGTCAACATGGCTCTGGACTGGATACGCTCCACCTTCCTCTACATCAGAACACTCAAGAACCCCACACACTACG GTTTCTCTGCTGACCTGGACAGATATGGAATTGAAGCAAAATTGCAAG AACTGTGTCTGAGGAACCTCAACTCTCTGTCTGCGATTGATCTGATCGACATGGATGAGGATATCAACATCAAACCTACAG AGGCTGGCAGGTTGATGGCGAGGTACTGTGTTGCCTTTGACACCATGAAGCAGTTCAACAAAGTGGCTGGCACTGAGAACCTGTCTGACCTG ATTGAGTTGGTGTCAAAGAGCAAAGAGTTCAGTGACATTCAGCTGAGAGTGAATGAGAAGAGGCTTCTGAACACTCTGAACAGGGACAAGAACAGGGTCACCATCAG GTTTCCCATGGAGGGAAAGATCAAAACCAGTGACATGAAAGTGAGCTG CTTAATTCAGGCTCAGTTGGGCTCCATCTCAATTCAAGAGTTTGGACTCACACAGGACACAGCAAAGATCTTCAGGAATGGGATGCGCATCAGCAAAT GCCTGTCAGAGTTTCTGAGTCAGCCATCCAAGACTggtttttctgctctgctcaaCTCCCTAATCCTGGCAAAGTGCTTCAGAGCCAAGCTTTGGGAAAACTCGCCCTATGTTtccaaacagctggaaaaaataG GCCAGAGCCTCTCAACTGCTATGGTGAACGCTGGACTCACCAGCTTCAGCAAAATAGAACAAACCAACGCCAGAGAGGTTGAGCTG atTCTAAACAGGCATCCCCCATTTGGCAACCAAATCAGAGAATCTGTCATACATCTCCCCAAGTATGAAGTTACTGTGGAGCAG cacCCGAGGTATAGCTGTGCTACTGCAGAGATTGTGGTAAAGGTGAACCTAAAAAACCAAGCACAGCTGCTATGTAGGAGAACAGCACCCAGCTACCACTATGTCTCTCTGATCATTGGAAACTCTGACAACACTGTGGTCTTCCACCAGAAACTCAc GGACTTGGTGCTGTTGAAGTGTGGGAGCTGGTCAAAGAAGATTGAGGTGGCAAAGGCCTCCAGAGGAGAAGAGATCAGTGTCAATCTCATCAGCTCAGAATATG GAGTTTTACCCTCTTCCTATCCTATAGTGGGCCTTGACATCCAGCAGAAGTTCAATGTGTACTACTCAGGAGCCAGAAGTTTTGGATCTGAGAGTCCATACCACATATCACATGATCGCACTGGACAGAGGGGGCAACACTCTGCACTGAAACCTCAGTCTACAGATCACTCTGCAACTTCTGCTGCAGACCAAG ATTTAGGCAACACAAGACAGTGCAACCACTTCTGCAAGAACAAGGAGCTCTGCGGCCACGACTGCT GTAAAGTAGGTGTAACTGTGACAAAGAAGAGGTCAGCGAATCAGGAATCCAATTTTTCGTCTTATTTGCAAGACCTGAGGAGCAGGTGTGACACACTCGCTCAGACTCCTGTCAAACGACTCAAG ATAAAAATGAGCGAGGAGTCTGTGTCGGTCAACATGCAGGAGTTTGCTTTCAAACCCAAAGAGAAGCTACCTACTGTTCCCAG GTATGCAGGGAGTCACTATGGAGCTTCAGTGAGCGCCCACACTGAGACTGTGGatctgacaggaggagaaagtgCTCACCTGTCAGACAGAGTTCATCTGGATGATAGTGACTGTG ATTATGACAACTACATGGAGGACATGCACTCGGTGACGGTGGAGCCTTTCCAAACGCCTGCTGCATCTCATGCTCACCTTCAAA TGTGGATGAACCCTGGAGCCAGATTTACTGTGAGTCAGAACCGTCCTAACCAGATCAATACGACCAGCTCAGCTTACTCAAAGAGGTCGACTGCTGTTTCAAAGCAGAGCACTCACTGTGTAAATGCTTCATGCTCACAAATACCAACGGTCAGCTTTGACCTTGGAAATGAATGGGACGACTTTGATGACGAAAACCTGGTGCATGCCAGCGAGACGTTGTTAGCCTCGTGTCCAATTAAACCTCAAGTGCAGCAGTCTGTCGACTACAACATGCCAG GGTTTGCAACTACATCAGAACCAACATTCCTCAGTCACTCACAAGTGAAGCCCTGTGTTGCTTCTGCCAGAACCCCACTGAC gtcagTTTCACCAAATTTAAGTCAT